Genomic DNA from Setaria italica strain Yugu1 chromosome V, Setaria_italica_v2.0, whole genome shotgun sequence:
CGAGATGGAGCGATTGGATTTCTCTATTGCTGTCCACGGCAACTACACGTGTGCTGCTCAACGGCCAGGCAGAGCTGCCGATTGAGCACCGTCGCGGTCTCAGGAAGGAGATCCAATCTCCCCAATGTTGTTTGTGCTGGCAATGGATGCTCTCAACCGGCTCTTTAACAAGGCGGATACTGATGGAGTGCTACAGCCGCTTGGGGTGCCATGCATGAAGCACCGCTGCAGCATGGACGCGGACGATGTGATCCTATTGGCAGCACCAACTGCGGGGGAAGCAAGGGCTATAAGCCGCATTCTCAATCTCTTTGGAGATGCATCAGGGTTGCAAACGAACTTAGAAAAGTGTTCAATCACACCAATCTACGGCTGTGAAGAAGTGCTGGAGAGCTTACAGTCAGTGATGCCATGTGCCATCAAGGAGTTCCCCATCACGTACTTGGGAGCGCCACTGTCTGTCAGAGCATTGCCAAAATCTCAGTTTATGCCGATTGTTGAGAAGGTTGCAGCAAAATTACCAGCTTGGCAGGGACCCTTAATGAATAAGAGTGGACGCCTCACCCATGTGAAGTCCACCCTCTCTACAATGCCCATTTACTTGAGCATGTCTGACAAGATGCCAAGATGGGCTCTCAAGGAGTTGGACAGTATCAGGCGAAACTTTCTGTGGAATGGCACTGACAGGGCAGTAAGAGGGAAGAACGCGGTGGCCTGGCCAACTGTCTGCCGGCCTACATGCTACGGAGGGCTCGGGGTGATCGACTTCAAGCTAGCTGGCTTTGCCCTACGGACGCGTTGGCTCTGGCTACAGAAAACGGACGACGAGCGTTCGTGGGCTGCACTACAAATCAAGGTGCAGCCGGAGGTTCGCGCATTCTTCAGCGCCTCTGTAACGGTGACTGTACGCAATGGAGAGAGAACATTATTCTGGTTAGACAACTGGATTGATGGGCAATCCGTCTCCCACCTGGCGCCTAACCTCCTTCAGACGGTGCCTGCACGAGTGAGGAACTGCAGAACGGTGGCGCGATCGTTGCCGGAGCGGAGATGGACGCAAGACATTCGAGGACGTCTGTCAGTACAGGTACTGGTGGAATACATAAACCTTTGGGAGCGCATCTCCGACTGGCAGCTCATGGAAGGGCGGGACGTTTGCCGCTGGCGATGGACCGTCGATGGCAGCTACACGGCAGCTTCTGCATATCTCAAAATGCACGAGGGAAGCATCAAACTACGAGGTGCGTCGAGAATTTGGAAGAATTGGGCGCCGCCGAGGGTCAAGTTCTTTTCCTGGCTAGCAACGAAGAAGCGCATATGGACAgctgaccgccgccgccggcatgggCTGGATGCTCATGACAAATGTTGGCTCTGCGATCAGGAACTGCAGACCACATCTTGGTCAGCTGTGCCTACGCCAAGCAAATTTGGTGGAAAGTCACGACGACGATGCATTGCAGCTGCAGTTTTTCCGCAGGGGCACATTCCATGCAGAGCTGGTGAGCAAATCTAAGGAAACAGCAACCAAGAGCGAAGAGGAAGGGCTTCGACACCCTATTCATGCTTATAATTTGGAGTATTTGGAAAGAGCGCAATGCAAGGCTCTTCAACCAAATATCATCCTCCACTGGCCATGAGCTCACTGAGCGCATTCTACAGGAGGCTGAGATATGGATACTTGCGGGTGCTTGGCGATTAGGTAGTATCCGGCATGAGTAGTACCAGTTAGAGGAGGCCTCTGGCCATTAGGTTGTAGTCTGCATACGGCGTATGCAAGGTTTTGGCGTGTGCTCCGTCTCCGCCGATTCCTGTAAAAAGTTTTTAAATTCTCTTCTTAATACAATGATGTCGCTtggagtaaaaaaaaaagagcgccTGACCCGGCCACCCCTGGGTTTCTTGCAACTGTCAGATCGGACATGTGCGGCCACGGTCGCCTTGACCTCGCAAATATTCATGTGGTGTCTTCGCTCGACCACCGTTGTCCTCGACGACGGGCTGCATGCGCTCCGAGCCTCCGATGAACCGCGCGCTGCCTGACGAGCCAGAGTCCAGTGGCCGCGAGAATCACTTCTGATGGTTACGAGAGCATCGTAGGCAGGTGTGGTGCTTATCTCGCGAGATAACAGAAGCGGCACGGTGCGGCGGTGCCATTGCCGGCCGGCGCGGTCCTAGGCGTTCTGACTTCTGCGGCGTGTTTGcctgcggcgacggcgagggccaTCGCGATTACGAGTATGATGCTGCTACTGCTAGAGAGTGTTGGGCGCGCGGCACCGTGGCTGACTTCGGCCGCGACGTTGGCTCGGACGCCACGGCTGCTGTGCTGCCTCAGCTAGTCAGCgtgcgctcgccggcgccggcgccatcgaCGGCACCAAAGGCAATCGATGCTGACGCCCGCCAGCAGCACACCGGCAATTGCAAGTCTGTCAACCGTCGCAGGGGAATAtttgcgccgccggccgctgcctcCTTGGGCGCTGCGCCGCGCATCGGAGCGGCGGAGCCCAGCGCGTCGTCGAGGACTGCAGTCAAGCGAGGAAGGCGGAAAAGTCTAGCTCCATTGACTTGATCGCTGCCGCCCACGTGAGATCCAACGGTCTAAATAGGCCCAgagtggacggtaaatgaaataccgtccacccccgtgTCTCTCTTCCACCGCGCGTCGAGCTCCGATGACGATCCGCGCGCCGCCCAACTTGGCAGAGTCCGGTAGCCGCAAGAATCTTCGCCGACTATGGTTGTGAGGACACGAGGGAGATACTTATCTCACCGTACCAGAGAAGTGGAACGATACGGTGGTGCCGTGGCTGGCGCAGCCCAGGCGTTGTGACTTCTGCGGCGTGGCTGGCTTCGACCGCCCGCGATCAGGGAGGGACTCAATGACGCGGTGGCATCCATGGGTAGAGCACCGCCGACGAGCGCTCGCGAGAACCCCGTGGACGGCGCCAATGTCGATTCGGATGCCTCGGCAAGGTCACTGGCGCCGATGCATGGACGGCTACAGCCTACAGCCATCATCACAATGCAAGGACGGCAAGGAGGCTGCCAGTTCTGGGGTTTGGGGGCAAACGTTTTTTGCCCCCAAACGAATCGAATGTTCACTTTGGAGTTGGGTCGGCGCAGCAATATACATGCACGTAGTACACGGAGAAGCTTTATTCAGGTCACGAGCTTATTTTCGTAGTACGTACAGAGGCTGCGTGCAAGCACGCCAGCAAAGTACGTGGATAAGGTAGACCTCGCACACACAAACTTACAATTTCATACATACGGAGGACATGCACATACACGTACGCGATACCTGCCTCCGGCCCAATCCAGATACGTGCGTCGTCGTCGATCGAGCCCGCGTGAAGCCGATCTCAGTCGGACCTGACGACGTAGCTCTCCTTGCGCTCGTGGAACTCGCCGGTGCAGGTGTTGAAGTCCTCCTCCACCGTGGTCTCGCGCATCACGAAGTTGCCGgagccgtggccgtggccgtggtggccgtggtggccgtggtggcggccgtggctgCCGGTGCGGGAGACCCTGTCGACCTCCTCGAACTTCTCCCTGACGACGTGCTGCTGGACGCCGCCGTGGCGGCCGAAGCCGGCCGGGCTCGCCACCGACCTCACCTCCTCCGAGCAGTAGTCAACCTCCTGGTAGTGAGCCATTGGTGATGATGCTTGGGTTACTTGTTCAGTGCCTGTATGCCTTGAAGTGCTTGTGAATTGTGTGAGACTTTTGTGCTAGGGCCGGGTGCGCTTTTATAGCGAGGAACGGGGGAAGCAGTGTGCAAGCGCATGAGTGGAGTGAGGAATAATGTGTTCATGGTGAGGGAGAAAGATAGATACATGTGTGCTTCTTTTTTCCAGCATTGATCTATAAGTATTTGGGGGTGTATTGGCCGAGTAGAGATAAAGAGGAAGAAGTGGTGAAGAGCATGAGAGTGAGGAATAATGTgttcatgatttgtttcaaaaaaaaataatgtgttCATGATGGAGAAAGATTCATGTGTGCTTTTTCTTCACCTCTTTAGCATTGATCTAGAAGTATTTGGACTGCATTGGCCGAGTAGAATCTTTTGGGAGGCTAGAGCCCTTTTTCAATTGCAATTTTGTCACGTTGGTACGCTGTTTAATTGTTTCAGTACTAGAATATTTTGAGAAAATAACTAATTCAGACACTAGGTGTGCCTGTTTGTAAAGCAGTGAATTCTCAATCTATCCCAGTGGTAAAAACGAGTATCAGGCCTCTTGGTATATGTCCACATTTGGACTTCGGTAGAAGTGACGGGTCGGGTTAGAATATACTTATCGTTTAGCTAGTGGGAATATATACTTGCGTCTCGGCCTGCACCGCGTTTCACGGTAGGTTCGTGATGTGATGGCGTCCTAAGATTCTAAGAAGTGATGCGATGCAGAATTGCAGACCGGGCTGCGTCAATTCCCTTTCCAGTTTCCAGCAGCAGCCATTCCTCAGTCCTCACAACCCGAACGCTGGTTTTACACAAAATGCTTCACGTACGTGTCCACCCGCGGCGGGAGCGCCACCAGTCGTACGTGTTTGCGGAAAGTGTCGCACCCGGGCTCCGGCGAGGCCCGTCCTggacgcgccgcgccgcctgggCGCCCAGATTGGGCGACGGGAGCGTCTTGCTCGCCAGGCGCGCGCGGCAGCCGGTGGGTCATCAGGAGAAGCAGGACGTCGTCCACTTCGGCGGCAGACCGTGGCGGGAGCGTGAACGGACGCGTTCGTGGAAGTGCCcccgccaccgtcgccaccgCACGGttggacgccggcgc
This window encodes:
- the LOC101772049 gene encoding uncharacterized protein LOC101772049, producing the protein MAHYQEVDYCSEEVRSVASPAGFGRHGGVQQHVVREKFEEVDRVSRTGSHGRHHGHHGHHGHGHGSGNFVMRETTVEEDFNTCTGEFHERKESYVVRSD